A single window of Aspergillus oryzae RIB40 DNA, chromosome 8 DNA harbors:
- a CDS encoding putative extracellular lipase (acetylcholinesterase/Butyrylcholinesterase), whose product MVDPLSQGLNAHLTLSFVSSHRTGSSGQEGLPTVTISSPSATIVGSSGNVESFNGIPFAQQPTGSLRLKPPQALESPLGTFKATGAAKACPQFFFTTDTSQFPSSVLGQLINIPLFQKITNAGEDCLTLNVRRPAGTTPESKLPVLVWIFGGGFELGSSAMYDGAPLVSSSIDLDMPIVFVAINYRVGGFGFLPGKEILEDGSANLGLRDQRLALEWIADNIEAFGGDPEKVTIWGESAGSISVFDQMMLYDGDHTYKGKPLFHGAIMNSGSAVPADPVDGVKGQAVYDAVVASAGCSDASNTLQCLRELDYTDYLNAANSVPGILSYHSVALSYLPRPDGKVLTDSPEVLGKAGKYASVPFIIGDQEDEGTIFALFQANITTTDDLVDYLSKYFFYGASQDQLQELVGTYQTITEDGSPFRTGILNNWYPQFKRLAAILGDLTFTLTRRVVLQMANDIKPDVPNWSYLSSYDYLTPVLGTFHGSDLLQVFYGILPNYASRSTHTYYFSFVYDQDPNSRRGDYIEWPQWKEDKQLMNFLANSGKLLKDDFRSDTYEFISKNVASFHI is encoded by the coding sequence CCCACCttactctttcttttgtctcttccCACCGCACTGGCAGCTCCGGCCAAGAGGGACTCCCCACGGTGACtatctcctccccctcaGCCACAATAGTGGGGAGCTCTGGTAATGTGGAGAGCTTCAATGGCATTCCTTTTGCGCAGCAGCCAACGGGCTCTTTGCGCCTAAAGCCACCCCAGGCTCTAGAATCTCCTCTAGGGACATTCAAGGCTACTGGGGCCGCTAAAGCCTGTCCACAGTTCTTTTTCACCACGGATACCTCCCAGTTTCCGAGCTCAGTGCTCGGTCAACTCATCAATATTCCGCTCTTCCAAAAGATCACCAATGCCGGGGAAGACTGTTTGACTCTCAACGTTCGTCGGCCGGCAGGAACAACCCCAGAAAGTAAGCTACCCGTGCTGGTATGGATTTTCGGCGGTGGGTTCGAGCTTGGATCATCAGCTATGTACGATGGGGCGCCCTTAGTCTCTAGTTCAATAGATTTGGACATGCCAATTGTCTTCGTGGCCATTAATTATCGTGttggtgggtttggtttcCTGCCCGGAAAGGAGATCCTCGAAGACGGTTCTGCCAATTTGGGTCTCCGGGACCAGCGCCTCGCCCTGGAGTGGATCGCCGATAACATCGAGGCCTTCGGTGGTGATCCAGAGAAGGTAACCATCTGGGGTGAATCGGCGGGATCCATCTCCGTCTTTGACCAGATGATGCTGTATGATGGAGACCACACCTACAAGGGCAAGCCGCTGTTCCACGGCGCAATCATGAACTCCGGGTCGGCAGTTCCCGCCGATCCAGTCGATGGAGTCAAGGGGCAAGCCGTCTATGATGCTGTCGTGGCCAGTGCCGGTTGCTCTGATGCTTCAAATACCCTTCAATGCCTGCGAGAGCTCGATTACACGGACTATCTCAACGCCGCCAACTCCGTCCCTGGGATATTAAGCTACCACTCCGTGGCCCTATCGTACCTCCCTCGCCCGGATGGAAAGGTTCTCACCGATAGCCCAGAAGTCCTCGGCAAGGCAGGCAAGTACGCCTCGGTGCctttcatcatcggcgaTCAAGAAGACGAGGGTACGATATTTGCCCTGTTCCAGgccaacatcaccaccacgGACGACCTCGTCGACTACCTATCCAAGTACTTCTTCTACGGCGCCTCACAGGACCAGCTCCAAGAGCTCGTGGGCACATATCAAACGATCACGGAGGACGGTTCTCCATTCCGAACAGGCATACTCAATAACTGGTATCCGCAGTTCAAGCGACTCGCCGCAATCCTGGGCGACTTGACATTTACCCTCACCCGGCGTGTTGTCCTGCAGATGGCAAATGACATCAAACCTGACGTTCCCAACTGGTCATACCTCTCCTCGTATGATTACCTCACCCCAGTCCTGGGGACCTTCCACGGCAGTGATCTCCTACAGGTCTTCTACGGTATCCTGCCCAACTACGCATCCAGGTCGACACATACCTACTACTTCAGTTTCGTGTACGACCAGGATCCAAATTCAAGAAGAGGCGACTATATTGAGTGGCCGCAGTGGAAGGAGGACAAGCAGCTGATGAACTTCCTTGCGAATTCGGGAAAATTACTGAAGGATGATTTCCGGTCCGATACGTATGAGTTTATTAGTAAGAATGTGGCCTCGTTCCATATCTAG
- a CDS encoding sulfatase family protein (sulfatases) produces MKLSSIVALSGLLAVSEALPQQQILQRNVAKKPNFLFIMTDDQDLQLNSTAYTPHILSLIKEKGTDFANHFVTTALCCPSRVSLWTGRQAHNTNVTDVRPPWGGYPKFISQGFNDNWFPVWFQDAGYNTYYTGKLMNAHSLSTYNKPFPKGFNGSDFLLDPHTYSYYNSTYQRNREPPKNYAGHYTTDVITEKALGLLDEALESDRPFFVAVSPVAPHSNIDPNTMGTAASIMSEPIPAPRHRHLFQGVKVPRTPSFNPLNRTGVSWVSNLALQNQTVIDYEDHYYRQRLRALQGVDELVEKLVSRLEESGEIDNTYIIYTSDNGFHIGQHRMPPGKTTGFEEDIRVPFFIRGPGIPEGKTEDSVSTHIDLVPTFFELAGLPLRDDFDGTPLPIKRQSASISHEHVTVEFWGTAVLEGDFSKIGPDGDASMPNNTYKSVRILGEGYNLYYSVWCHGEHELYDLTADPYQINNIYTPRNTTSQLLGRPLQAVITRLDALLLVLKTCQGPTCIEPWKVIHPDGSVQSLKDALHPQFDNFYQEQPKVSYDHCLDGYLLSNEGPLVGLQYRDGLSWSAWA; encoded by the exons ATGAAGCTCTCAAGCATTGTGGCCCTGTCGGGCCTTCTGGCGGTTTCAGAGGCTCTCCCGCAGCAACAGATATTGCAGAGAAATGTCGCCAAGAAgcccaatttccttttcattatGACTGATGACCAGGATCTCCAATTGAACTCGACTGCATACACCCCGCATATCCTGAGTCTaatcaaggagaagggcacCGACTTCGCAAATCACTTTGTCACCACGGCTCTATGCTGTCCCTCGCGGGTCAGTCTGTGGACAGGACGTCAGGCTCATAATACCAATGTGACGGATGTGAGGCCACCCTGGG GCGGATATCCCAAGTTCATCTCGCAAGGCTTCAATGACAATTGGTTCCCCGTGTGGTTTCAGGATGCCGGCTACAACACCTATTACACCGGAAAGCTCATGAACGCCCACAGTCTCAGTACCTACAATAAGCCGTTTCCCAAGGGCTTCAACGGATCAGACTTCCTTCTCGACCCGCACACCTACTCTTACTACAACTCCACCTACCAGCGTAATCGCGAACCCCCCAAAAACTATGCCGGTCATTACACGACCGATGTGATCACTGAGAAGGCTCTGGGACTCCTGGACGAAGCCCTGGAGAGTGACCGACCCTTTTTCGTGGCTGTTTCGCCGGTTGCTCCCCATTCGAACATTGATCCGAACACGATGGGCACTGCTGCAAGCATCATGTCTGAGCCGATCCCTGCGCCTCGCCATCGGCACTTGTTCCAGGGCGTCAAGGTACCCCGGACTCCGAGCTTCAACCCGCTCAAC CGCACCGGAGTTAGCTGGGTATCCAACCTTGCGCTGCAGAACCAAACCGTGATTGACTACGAAGACCATTATTATCGCCAGCGACTGCGTGCCCTGCAAGGAGTTGACGAACTGGTCGAGAAACTGGTCTCTCGTCTTGAGGAAAGTGGTGAGATTGACAACACCTACATCATCTACACTTCCGACAACGGATTCCACATCGGTCAGCACCGTATGCCCCCAGGCAAAACTACTGGTTttgaagaagacatccgAGTCCCGTTCTTCATTCGAGGCCCAGGAATTCCCGAGGGAAAGACCGAGGACAGCGTTTCGACGCACATCGACCTGGTCCCAACTTTCTTTGAATTAGCCGGTCTGCCACTGCGCGACGATTTCGACGGCACGCCATTGCCGATCAAGAGACAGTCGGCTTCAATTTCCCATGAGCATGTTACTGTGGAATTCTGGGGCACCGCCGTTCTGGAGGGTGACTTTTCCAAGATCG GTCCGGACGGGGATGCAAGCATGCCGAACAATACCTACAAGTCTGTCCGTATTCTCGGCGAGGGATATAATCtttactactccgtatggtGTCACGGCGAGCACGAGCTCTACGACCTAACA GCCGACCCTtaccaaatcaacaacattTACACACCCAGGAACACTACCTCCCAGCTCCTCGGGCGGCCCCTGCAGGCAGTTATCACTCGTCTTGATGCTCTACTTCTCGTTCTGAAGACCTGCCAGGGTCCCACCTGTATCGAGCCGTGGAAGGTAATCCACCCTGACGGCTCTGTGCAGAGCCTGAAAGACGCGCTTCATCCACAATTCGATAATTTCTACCAGGAGCAACCTAAAGTATCGTATGATCATTGCCTGGACGgatatcttctttccaacGAGGGCCCGCTGGTTGGGCTGCAGTACCGGGATGGATTGAGCTGGTCGGCGTGGGCTTGA
- a CDS encoding putative MFS peptide transporter (H+/oligopeptide symporter) — protein MNPSDPSETVEVAKATANLHDAHLNEKKAPSIDKDLDITPSIEEVPATKVVGATTDDTDLQKTYPTDEELRTLRRVCGQIPWTSYTVAFVELCERFSYYGTTAVFVNFIQRPMPAGSSTGATYDSSRVPGALNMGQQASTGLTLFNSFWSYIMPTAGAFVADQYLGRFRTIMYSIAAALLGHLILVISAIPSVISHPQGAIACFSIGLIIMGVGTGGFKSNISPLIAEQYREEYPYIKTLASGERVIVDPAITVQRIYLYYYLTVNIGSITGQVSMVYAERYVGFWLSYFLPTCLFLWCPTVLFLCRNKYYRVKPQGSVYTQAFRLWKLAMKGRWSLNPVRLFKRNDKPFWEPVKPSALGPNRPQWMTFDDEWVDEVARGLKACKVFLWYPLFSATMHLGGVPNDIINNLNPLALIICIPIFDRVIYPGLRHLGFNFTPIKRITCGFVVAGCSMIAATVIQHYIYVKGPCGKEANYCLDEYGKYSPISVWTQAIIYILGGISEIFASITSLEYAFTKAPKNMRSIVQAVALFMNAFSSAIGQAFVGLSKDPLLVYNYMVVTILAFVGAIGFWLSNYKLDRREDELNNLPQSKYTEKNGVSLDEENARK, from the exons ATGAATCCCTCCGACCCCTCGGAGACGGTCGAGGTCGCCAAAGCGACAGCCAACCTTCATGATGCCCATTTGAATGAAAAAAAGGCTCCTTCCATTGACAAGGACTTGGACATCACACCGAGTATTGAAGAAGTACCGGCGACCAAAGTTGTTGGCGCCACCACCGATGATACCGATCTCCAAAAGACCTATCCGACCGACGAGGAACTGAGAACCCTGCGTCGAGTGTGCGGACAAATCCCATGGACCTCATATACCGTGGCGTTTGTGGAACTGTGCGAGCGATTCTCCTACTATGGAACCACAGCCGTTT TCGTCAACTTTATCCAGCGTCCCATGCCGGCAGGCTCCTCCACCGGTGCGACCTATGATAGTTCACGAGTGCCGGGAGCGTTGAACATGGGCCAACAGGCCTCCACTGGTTTGACCTTGT TCAATTCCTTCTGGTCCTACATCATGCCCACGGCCGGCGCATTCGTGGCCGATCAATACTTGGGTCGATTCCGCACCATCATGTACTCCATCGCTGCCGCTTTGCTTGGCCATTTGATTCTGGTCATCTCCGCCATTCCCAGCGTGATCTCCCACCCCCAGGGCGCGATCGCCTGTTTTTCGATCGGTCTGATCATCATGGGCGTGGGAACGGGCGGTTTCAA ATCGAACATTTCACCCCTCATCGCCGAGCAGTATCGCGAGGAATATCCATACATCAAGACCCTTGCCTCCGGGGAACGGGTGATCGTGGACCCAGCCATCACCGTCCAGCGGATCTACCTGTACTACTACTTGACTGTCAACATTGGTTCCATCACCGGCCAGGTGAGCATGGTCTATGCCGAGAGATATGTTGGGTTTTGGCTCTCGTACTTCCTGCCGACATGCTTGTTTCTGTGGTGCCCGACGGTGTTGTTCCTCTGCCGGAACAAGTACTACCGGGTGAAACCACAAGGCTCCGTCTACACACAGGCGTTCCGGCTCTGGAAGCTGGCGATGAAGGGGCGGTGGTCGCTGAACCCGGTTCGGCT GTTCAAACGCAATGACAAGCCATTCTGGGAACCAGTCAAGCCGAGTGCTTTGGGTCCTAATCGTCCTCAGTGGATGACCTTCGACGACGAATGGGTCGACGAGGTTGCTCGTGGGCTGAAAGCGTGCAAAGTGTTCCTGTGGTACCCTCTGTTCT CGGCCACCATGCACCTCGGTGGTGTCCCCAACGACATCATCAATAACCTCAACCCCCTTGCCTTGATTATATGCATTCCCATTTTTGATCGGGTCATCTACCCTGGCCTGCGACACCTGGGATTCAACTTTACGCCTATTAAGAGAATCACGTGTGGGTTCGTGGTTGCCGGCTGCTCCATGATCGCCGCCACGGTGATCCAACACTACATTTACGTGAAAGGCCCTTGCGGCAAAGAGGCCAACTACTGTCTCGATGAATATGGAAAGTATTCGCCCATCTCCGTCTGGACCCAGGCAATTATCTACATCCTCGGTGGTATCTCCGAGATCTTTGCCTCCATCACCTCCCTCGAGTATGCCTTCACCAAGGCCCCCAAGAACATGCGGTCGATCGTACAGGCCGTTGCACTCTTCATGAACGCCTTCTCCTCCGCCATCGGCCAGGCCTTTGTCGGCTTGTCTAAGGATCCCTTGCTGGTGTATAACTATATGGTGGTGACGATCCTAGCCTTTGTCGGTGCCATTGGATTCTGGTTGAGCAACTACAAGCTGGATCGGAGGGAAGACGAGTTGAACAACCTGCCGCAGAGCAAATATACCGAAAAGAATGGCGTGAGTTTGGACGAGGAGAATGCCCGGAAGTAA